A genomic window from Lotus japonicus ecotype B-129 chromosome 1, LjGifu_v1.2 includes:
- the LOC130728688 gene encoding pentatricopeptide repeat-containing protein At1g12300, mitochondrial-like, whose protein sequence is MRSLFQRQRPAMSLRFLRLNNFPFVSFHSHSHSLPPSIHNVDDVVSIFNRLLRMSPTPPIIEFGKILTSLVKMKHYSTAISLSHQLEFTGITPDIVTLNILINCYCHQAQITSAFSVLAKILKKGYQPNTITFTTLIKGLCLNGQVQTALQFHDHVVAQGFHLNQISYGTLINGLCKMGQTRASLQLLRKIEGKLVKPDVVMYNTIIDSLCKDTLVTDAFNLYSEMVAMRILPSVVTFNSLIYGFCIVGQLKEAIALLDEMVTKNINPDVYTYNILVDAFCKEGKVKEATNVLAVMMKQGVKPNVVTYTSLMDGYCLVSEVNKAKYILNSMPQRGVTPNVQSYNTMINGLCKIKMVDEALNLFAEMDCKNIVPNTVTFNSLIDGLCKSRRISHAWELVDEMHVKGQPADIITYNSLLDALCKSHHVDKAIALIKKIRDQGIQPDVRTYNILMDGLCEEGRLKNAQEVIQDLLTKGYPVTVRTYTIMINGLCKEGLFDEALTLLSKMEDNGCMPDAITFETIIRALFEKGENYKAEKLLREMMARGLLE, encoded by the coding sequence ATGCGGTCCCTGTTCCAGAGACAGAGACCTGCAATGTCGTTGCGATTTTTGAGATTGAACAACTttccttttgtttcttttcattctcactctcactctcttcCTCCTTCGATTCACAATGTTGATGACGTTGTCTCCATCTTCAATCGCTTGCTACGAATGAGTCCTACCCCACCCATCATCGAGTTTGGTAAGATTTTAACTTCCCTTGTGAAGATGAAGCATTACTCCACTGCAATTTCACTTTCTCACCAATTGGAGTTCACTGGAATTACGCCTGATATTGTCACTCTCAACATCTTGATCAATTGTTACTGCCATCAAGCTCAAATCACTTCCGCTTTTTCTGTGCTGGCCAAAATTCTCAAGAAAGGTTATCAGCCAAACACCATCACCTTCACTACACTTATCAAAGGTCTCTGTCTTAATGGTCAGGTTCAAACAGCACTGCAATTTCATGACCATGTGGTAGCACAAGGGTTTCATTTGAATCAAATTAGTTACGGGACCTTGATCAACGGATTATGTAAGATGGGACAAACAAGAGCTTCACTGCAGTTGCTGCGAAAGATTGAAGGGAAATTGGTTAAGCCTGATGTGGTAATGTACAACACTATCATTGATAGCCTGTGTAAAGATACACTTGTGACTGATGCGTTCAATTTATATTCGGAAATGGTTGCCATGAGAATTTTACCTAGTGTTGTCACTTTCAATTCCTTAATATATGGCTTTTGCATTGTGGGTCAATTGAAAGAAGCAATTGCTTTGTTAGATGAAATGGTGACAAAAAACATCAACCCGGACGTTTATACTTATAATATATTGGTCGACGCTTTTTGCAAGGAAGGAAAGGTGAAAGAGGCTACAAATGTGTTAGCTGTCATGATGAAACAAGGTGTGAAACCTAATGTTGTTACTTATACTTCTTTAATGGATGGGTATTGCCTAGTTAGTGAAGTGAACAAGGCCAAATACATATTAAACTCCATGCCTCAAAGGGGAGTTACTCCTAATGTTCAAAGCTACAATACCATGATTAATGGATTATGCAAGATTAAAATGGTTGATGAAGCTTTGAATCTCTTTGCAGAAATGGACTGCAAAAATATTGTTCCTAATACTGTGACTTTCAATTCTCTTATTGACGGTTTATGCAAATCAAGGAGAATCTCTCATGCTTGGGAGCTTGTTGATGAGATGCACGTTAAAGGTCAACCAGCCGATATTATCACCTACAATTCTTTATTGGATGCTTTATGCAAAAGTCATCATGTTGACAAGGCAATTGCTTTAATCAAGAAAATTAGGGATCAGGGTATTCAGCCAGATGTGCGCACATACAATATACTTATGGATGGACTATGCGAAGAAGGAAGACTTAAGAATGCACAAGAGGTTATTCAGGATCTTTTAACTAAAGGCTATCCGGTAACTGTCCGAACATATACTATTATGATCAATGGGCTTTGTAAAGAGGGTTTGTTTGATGAAGCATTGACCTTGCTGTCTAAAATGGAAGACAACGGTTGCATGCCTGATGCTATAACTTTCGAAACAATCATTCGTGCTCTATTTGAGAAGGGTGAGAATTATAAGGCAGAGAAACTTCTACGTGAAATGATGGCAAGAGGTCTATTGGAATAG